The proteins below come from a single Etheostoma spectabile isolate EspeVRDwgs_2016 chromosome 4, UIUC_Espe_1.0, whole genome shotgun sequence genomic window:
- the myog gene encoding myogenin: protein MELFETNPYFFPDQRFYEGGDSYFPSRLPGGYDQSAYQDRNSMMGFCGSLSGGVGVGVTGTEDKASPSSLSPNSEPHCPGQCLPWACKLCKRKTVTMDRRRAATMREKRRLKKVNEAFDALKRSTLMNPNQRLPKVEILRSAIQYIERLQALVSSLNQQDSETGQQGLHYRPSQAQPRVSSSEPSSGSTCCSSPEWSSTPEQCTQSYSSEDLLSAADSPEQGNMHALTSIVDGITAAGGAVAFSVDIPK, encoded by the exons ATGGAGCTTTTCGAGACCAACCCTTACTTCTTCCCTGACCAGCGCTTCTACGAGGGAGGGGACAGTTACTTCCCCTCTCGTCTGCCTGGGGGGTATGACCAATCTGCCTACCAGGATAGGAACTCCATGATGGGCTTCTGTGGGAGTCTGTCTGGGGGTGTTGGAGTCGGAGTGACAGGAACAGAGGATAAAGCCTCTCCGTCCAGTCTGTCACCCAACTCCGAGCCCCACTGCCCGGGCCAGTGCCTGCCCTGGGCTTGTAAGCTGTGCAAAAGGAAGACAGTTACCATGGACCGTCGAAGAGCGGCCACAATGAGGGAGAAGAGGCGTCTGAAGAAGGTGAACGAGGCCTTTGACGCTCTGAAGAGGAGCACCCTGATGAACCCAAACCAGAGGCTGCCCAAGGTGGAGATCTTGCGGAGTGCCATCCAGTATATTGAAAGGCTGCAGGCCCTGGTGTCTTCCCTCAACCAGCAGGACTCTGAAACGGGACAGCAGGGACTGCACTATCGACCAAGCCAGGCTCAGCCCAGA GTGTCGTCAAGTGAGCCCAGTTCAGGCAGCACCTGCTGCAGTAGCCCAGAGTGGAGCAGCACTCCAGAGCAGTGCACACAGAGCTACAGCAGCGAGG ATCTCTTGAGTGCTGCTGACTCTCCAGAGCAGGGGAACATGCATGCCCTTACCTCCATCGTGGACGGCATCACTGCAGCAGGCGGCGCTGTGGCTTTTTCTGTGGACATTCCCAAATAG